A single window of Phycisphaerae bacterium DNA harbors:
- a CDS encoding type II CAAX endopeptidase family protein, translated as MMHSQDMPPQDFAPAARPVARPMAAVPAQEPPPMARGGDWAPAMTRVQAGLDILAIIVLNFLLQVGLFTTGIPDMLSRQFPTLGPLWVSVCIGVMALIAVALVVRVRRQSAAAVGLVRASPWRVLGYASLAIPVCWAALLITVPLFIWIAGRSMEGLIEERAEFFAEVPHLAIWQAAFFSAFVGLHEEVLFRGFILGRLKALFRSNVAAVLISSLVFGLLHFYQGPIGVVQTTSVGIVFAMVVIRSGSLWPAILAHAAFDTIGLALIPWLERTLPELLEQATSAPTSMP; from the coding sequence ATGATGCACTCACAAGATATGCCGCCGCAAGACTTCGCGCCGGCTGCGCGACCTGTCGCGCGACCGATGGCAGCGGTGCCGGCGCAGGAACCGCCTCCGATGGCGCGGGGAGGAGATTGGGCCCCGGCGATGACGCGAGTTCAGGCCGGCCTCGACATCCTGGCGATCATTGTCCTCAACTTTCTACTCCAGGTCGGCCTTTTTACGACCGGGATCCCCGACATGCTCTCGCGGCAATTTCCGACATTGGGCCCATTATGGGTCAGCGTATGCATCGGAGTGATGGCGCTGATCGCCGTGGCCCTGGTCGTGCGTGTGCGCCGTCAATCGGCGGCTGCCGTCGGGCTGGTGCGTGCGTCACCCTGGCGCGTGCTGGGCTATGCATCCCTTGCGATCCCGGTATGTTGGGCGGCCCTATTGATTACCGTACCGCTTTTCATCTGGATCGCCGGCCGAAGCATGGAAGGCCTCATTGAAGAACGAGCGGAGTTTTTTGCAGAGGTGCCGCACCTGGCGATCTGGCAGGCGGCCTTCTTTTCCGCCTTTGTGGGACTCCACGAAGAGGTGCTCTTCCGCGGCTTCATTTTGGGCAGGCTCAAGGCCCTTTTTCGCTCCAACGTCGCCGCGGTGCTGATCAGCAGCCTGGTGTTTGGCCTCCTTCACTTCTACCAGGGGCCTATCGGCGTCGTCCAGACGACCAGCGTTGGCATAGTTTTTGCTATGGTGGTTATCCGCTCCGGAAGCCTGTGGCCGGCGATCCTTGCCCATGCGGCGTTTGATACGATCGGTTTGGCCCTAATTCCGTGGCTGGAAAGGACTTTGCCAGAGTTGTTGGAGCAGGCGACCAGCGCACCAACGAGCATGCCATAG
- a CDS encoding DUF5989 family protein produces MTDNPTESPDQSNDFQKAAEAERMGLAAEFWDFLKHNKKWWLLPILLAMVGIGVIIALGSTGAAPFIYPLF; encoded by the coding sequence ATGACAGACAATCCAACAGAGTCGCCGGATCAGTCGAACGACTTTCAAAAGGCCGCGGAAGCGGAGCGGATGGGCCTGGCCGCGGAGTTCTGGGATTTTCTCAAGCACAACAAGAAGTGGTGGCTCCTGCCGATCCTTCTGGCCATGGTCGGCATCGGCGTCATCATCGCCCTCGGCTCGACCGGCGCCGCGCCGTTCATTTATCCGCTGTTCTAA
- a CDS encoding DUF5985 family protein, translating into MQEFTYGALVMASAIISLFFLRYWRRSRDTLFIYFSAAFLALGLNWLALAFADRDEPQTSLYIMRLLAFGLIVIGIWNKNRRSSTS; encoded by the coding sequence ATGCAGGAATTCACCTACGGGGCGCTGGTCATGGCCAGCGCGATCATCAGCCTGTTTTTCCTGAGATATTGGCGGCGATCGCGCGACACCCTCTTCATTTACTTTTCCGCCGCCTTCCTGGCCCTGGGACTCAACTGGCTCGCCCTCGCCTTCGCCGATCGCGACGAACCGCAGACCTCTCTGTACATCATGCGCCTCCTCGCCTTCGGTCTGATCGTCATCGGCATCTGGAACAAGAACCGCCGCAGTTCCACGTCATAA
- a CDS encoding FAD-dependent oxidoreductase, giving the protein MSSIKKLVIIGGVAGGATAAARARRLSETTEIVVFERGPYVSFANCGLPYHVGGEIADRAKLLLQTPESLKARHNLDVRVRTEVVAIDGALKKVRVRSLDDGREYDEPYDKLILATGAAPIRPPLPGIDHPKIFTLRNIPDMDRIKAAADVAKSALVIGGGFIGLEMAENLRRKGLTVHLVEMLDQVMPPLDKEMAAAAVEQLALHGVDLHLSNAVESFEDAASAVTAKLKSGTSLTADLVVLSIGVRPESGLAKEAGLKIGDRGGIVVDEHLRTSDSDIYAVGDAVITRDYITNADTIIPLAGPANRQGRIAADHIFGRSSVYRGSQGTSIVRVFDLVVGMTGASEKVLRKAGLDYEKIYLHPAHHVGYFPGAEQMSIKLLFARPDGRILGAQITGGEGVDKRIDVLATAIQARMTVYDLEELELAYAPQFGAAKDPLNMAGFIAANVLRGDVNIVHADRIPDGVLLDVRTKAEHDAGAIPGSLHIPIDEIRRRRSELPANRAIISYCAVGQRGYTAARVLSQLGFDVANLSGGYKTYKAFHPMPPAMAQPAPTACGTPAPKTTTPATRELDVRGQQCPGPIVALCDTLKSLHDGDVLRVRASDPGFATDAPAWCRQTGNELIEVRPENGHYVATIRKHAVAAQPQPAGGPSSMGPCNDKTIVVFSSDLDRVMAALIIANGAASMGQKVTLFFTFWGLNVLRKPRTSTHGKPLLDRLFGRMMPAGIEKLSLSRLNMGGMGTAMMKKTMRDKRVAAPADLLRSAMAGGVRFVACAMSMDVMGIRRDELIDGIEVGGVGAYLDAAARADVNLFV; this is encoded by the coding sequence ATGTCCTCCATCAAGAAACTCGTCATCATCGGCGGTGTGGCCGGCGGCGCGACTGCGGCGGCCCGGGCCCGGCGGCTCTCTGAAACAACGGAAATCGTCGTTTTCGAACGCGGTCCCTACGTCTCCTTCGCCAACTGCGGTCTGCCCTATCACGTCGGCGGCGAAATCGCCGATCGCGCCAAGCTCCTGCTCCAGACGCCCGAGAGCCTCAAGGCCCGGCACAACCTCGACGTCCGCGTACGGACGGAGGTCGTGGCGATCGATGGCGCCCTTAAAAAAGTTCGGGTCCGCAGCCTCGACGACGGTCGCGAGTACGACGAACCCTACGACAAGCTCATCCTCGCGACGGGCGCCGCGCCGATCCGCCCGCCGCTGCCCGGCATCGACCATCCGAAGATCTTTACGTTGCGCAACATCCCCGACATGGATCGGATCAAGGCGGCGGCCGATGTCGCCAAGTCCGCCCTCGTCATCGGCGGCGGGTTCATCGGACTGGAGATGGCCGAGAACCTCCGGCGAAAAGGCCTGACCGTCCACCTCGTCGAGATGCTCGACCAGGTCATGCCGCCGCTGGACAAGGAGATGGCGGCCGCCGCGGTCGAGCAACTCGCGCTGCACGGCGTGGACCTTCACCTCTCCAACGCGGTCGAGTCCTTTGAGGATGCCGCCAGCGCGGTGACCGCAAAGCTCAAGAGCGGGACTTCGCTCACGGCCGATCTCGTGGTTCTGTCCATTGGCGTTCGGCCGGAATCGGGCCTTGCGAAGGAGGCCGGCCTGAAGATCGGAGATCGCGGCGGCATCGTCGTGGACGAGCACCTGCGGACCAGCGACTCCGACATCTACGCCGTCGGCGACGCCGTCATCACCAGGGACTACATCACAAACGCCGACACGATCATCCCGCTCGCCGGTCCCGCCAATCGCCAGGGACGCATCGCCGCCGACCACATCTTCGGCCGAAGCAGCGTCTATCGCGGCTCGCAGGGCACGAGCATCGTCCGCGTCTTTGACCTGGTCGTCGGGATGACCGGTGCAAGCGAAAAAGTCCTGCGCAAAGCCGGGCTCGACTACGAAAAAATCTACCTCCATCCCGCACATCACGTCGGTTACTTTCCCGGCGCAGAGCAAATGTCCATCAAGCTTCTCTTCGCGAGGCCGGACGGGCGGATTCTCGGTGCGCAGATTACCGGCGGCGAGGGCGTGGACAAACGGATCGACGTGCTCGCGACGGCCATCCAGGCGCGGATGACCGTTTACGATCTGGAGGAGCTGGAACTGGCCTATGCGCCGCAGTTCGGCGCGGCCAAGGACCCGCTCAACATGGCGGGCTTCATCGCGGCCAACGTCCTGCGCGGTGACGTGAATATTGTCCACGCCGATCGAATCCCGGACGGCGTCTTGCTCGACGTCCGCACGAAGGCGGAGCACGACGCCGGCGCGATTCCCGGTTCGCTGCACATTCCCATTGACGAAATTCGCCGGCGGCGCTCGGAACTGCCCGCAAATAGAGCCATCATCTCCTACTGCGCCGTCGGTCAGCGCGGTTACACCGCCGCCCGCGTCCTTTCGCAACTCGGCTTCGATGTCGCCAATCTCTCGGGCGGCTACAAGACCTACAAGGCCTTTCATCCGATGCCGCCGGCCATGGCTCAACCGGCGCCAACGGCATGTGGCACGCCGGCACCGAAAACTACGACTCCGGCGACAAGGGAACTGGACGTCCGCGGCCAGCAATGCCCCGGCCCGATCGTCGCGCTCTGCGACACGCTCAAATCGCTCCATGACGGCGACGTACTTCGCGTCCGGGCCTCCGATCCCGGTTTTGCGACGGATGCGCCCGCCTGGTGCCGCCAGACCGGCAACGAATTGATCGAAGTCCGCCCCGAAAACGGCCATTACGTCGCCACGATCCGCAAACACGCCGTCGCCGCCCAACCGCAGCCCGCCGGTGGACCCTCTTCGATGGGGCCTTGCAACGACAAGACCATCGTGGTCTTCTCCAGCGACCTGGACCGGGTGATGGCCGCCCTGATCATCGCCAACGGCGCCGCCTCGATGGGCCAGAAGGTGACGCTATTCTTCACCTTCTGGGGGCTCAACGTGCTTCGCAAGCCCCGCACATCGACTCACGGCAAGCCGCTGCTCGACCGCCTGTTCGGCCGAATGATGCCCGCCGGCATTGAGAAGCTCTCGCTCTCCAGGCTGAACATGGGCGGGATGGGGACGGCCATGATGAAAAAGACGATGCGTGACAAGCGCGTCGCCGCGCCGGCGGATCTCCTGAGATCGGCGATGGCCGGCGGCGTCCGCTTCGTCGCCTGCGCGATGTCCATGGACGTCATGGGCATTCGCCGCGACGAGCTGATCGACGGGATCGAAGTCGGCGGCGTCGGCGCCTATCTCGATGCGGCCGCACGGGCCGACGTTAACCTCTTCGTGTAG
- the ccsA gene encoding cytochrome c biogenesis protein CcsA, translating into MEMRNFDVGRRANPFTSIINLFDSIWLGIFWIAAIVVYAAVGSAVPIFRQEFELTEFQYFNHWLFVTIIGLFCVTLVVTTLRRIKFNLRNLGVLTVHTGLLLLCAGSVVYFGRKVEGDVWLDAPAIRVISVDRFRSDPERAVVGQFVAREGKTWETTMPALGGRHRVQVTSVSHQGLTTAQRVTLKATVGDGPEQTIELDQSKEGGAFAKLGDKLALALAPANIADSFYDETTPILAIESRGHTETFEIPGLPYYKERFIPTDEPVVDIGGKVVESDRQLALRPFEYWRMPIALSDPQRAMSTDWPVEITIDGYLPYAKLEPRPVPGGERVMPLARMGLGLASANPAISDWVVPQMPDRSMIELPAGPMAEFRWIDADKDIDAEWTKSVAGRHVLEVFVKDKNVRQTFYVSEGQSIKVEGTEYSLSIEQLQPSWPLMSVGFQNARTPIALVWVEGPNQKFQRSVLDRYPALNQDRDRQGQRIDPAKALVDENIELRYFDASRDRYVVVAGEFLAPTLIHTAPGGKRTVKPLAAKATEQSESGSTFVWSDYITNPRFETQAVVIPERNRRPFGTVRRGESAIRVHLRSTKGDWERRIWVPFSLYNTMHDGTAPTAVANVPELGELRFIYGRAIRPLPARLALEWLQTDFYPGRQQPSGWASHIRKQDFDSNAVVRDKAWLNNTARAGEWTLFQSQASGDHESWTVLGVGNRQGVLTMLAGCTLITLGMLYAFCVKPILIRRRKQEFAKMKNEDDEGGAGDVRTSPALRRPVAVQTALIWLLAVCTWITTGCSPDEVEELPITAQPLAAVAPEIDVQTLGSLAIQHSWRYSTIDSWARDAVKSVHGAKPLYGLDPVVAAVELMFNVNAYHDQPIIYIKDRALLKELTAHPVQVTDEEQSRIVKTGMVSFDFLASPQVSARIEQMSMDMLKKTAMDRLSNALGHYQSLSRTCTIVPNPGGEHDTPWISVGELDQHAMSLPAGGGSDLFALYANWKKAWLARDVAGINASIKSLDQLLPTLAPAGLYPTPAQRSAEVTYRRIGLIRYGWVCYIVAFFVSIFAVATRYGWVRVVGLIFLLGAVGLHGVDIAMRWNVIGRIPVANMYEAVVSSTWVGAVFGLVLELFLKKRVYLLSSALLGFFALALPELLPNVVDNKLGGMMPILDDIMLRIHTVLIISSYAVITLAFGVANCYLFVSAFRDRSALAQGTIGAQAGAIATLVMAKMGYMDALSVPYFITAFIGLIGGGIFLARGLCGMLLRPRERAPVVAAEGFPVKANLLEEFDLSHRVLLYTATIALFVGLVLGAVWADYSWGRPWGWDPKEVFALNTWLIYAILIHARFVTRKRALWTSVLSVFGFAAMQFNWWVVNFYIVGLHSYA; encoded by the coding sequence ATGGAAATGCGAAATTTCGACGTCGGGCGTCGGGCTAACCCCTTCACGTCCATCATCAATCTTTTCGACAGCATCTGGCTGGGTATTTTCTGGATTGCCGCCATCGTCGTGTACGCCGCGGTCGGTTCGGCCGTGCCCATTTTTCGGCAGGAATTCGAACTGACCGAGTTTCAGTACTTCAACCACTGGCTCTTCGTGACGATCATCGGCCTGTTCTGTGTCACGCTCGTCGTCACTACGCTTCGGCGGATCAAATTCAATCTTCGCAATCTCGGTGTATTGACCGTGCACACCGGACTGCTTCTGCTTTGCGCCGGCAGCGTCGTTTATTTCGGCCGCAAGGTGGAGGGCGATGTTTGGCTCGACGCCCCGGCGATCCGCGTGATCTCCGTCGATCGCTTCCGCAGCGATCCGGAGCGGGCCGTCGTCGGTCAATTCGTCGCGCGGGAAGGCAAGACCTGGGAAACGACGATGCCGGCCCTCGGCGGCCGCCATCGCGTGCAGGTGACGTCCGTCAGCCATCAGGGGCTGACCACGGCGCAGCGCGTTACGCTCAAGGCGACCGTCGGCGACGGCCCCGAACAGACGATCGAGCTGGATCAATCCAAGGAAGGCGGCGCATTCGCCAAGCTGGGCGACAAGCTCGCGCTGGCCCTGGCCCCCGCCAATATCGCCGACTCCTTCTACGACGAGACCACGCCGATCCTCGCCATCGAGAGCCGGGGGCACACCGAGACGTTCGAAATACCAGGGCTGCCCTATTACAAGGAGCGGTTCATCCCCACGGACGAGCCCGTCGTCGACATCGGCGGAAAGGTGGTCGAATCCGATCGCCAGTTGGCGCTTCGACCGTTCGAGTATTGGCGGATGCCGATCGCGCTCAGCGATCCGCAGCGGGCGATGAGCACGGACTGGCCGGTGGAGATCACGATCGACGGCTACCTGCCCTATGCCAAGCTCGAACCGCGGCCGGTCCCCGGCGGAGAACGCGTCATGCCGCTTGCCCGCATGGGTTTGGGGCTGGCTTCGGCCAATCCGGCGATTTCCGACTGGGTGGTCCCGCAGATGCCCGATCGCTCCATGATCGAGTTGCCGGCCGGCCCGATGGCGGAGTTTCGCTGGATTGATGCGGACAAGGACATCGACGCCGAATGGACCAAGTCCGTCGCCGGTCGCCACGTGCTGGAGGTCTTTGTCAAAGACAAGAATGTCAGGCAGACCTTCTACGTCAGCGAGGGCCAATCGATCAAGGTCGAAGGCACTGAGTATTCGCTCTCCATCGAGCAATTGCAGCCGAGCTGGCCGCTGATGAGTGTCGGGTTTCAGAATGCGCGCACGCCCATCGCCCTCGTGTGGGTAGAGGGGCCGAATCAGAAATTCCAGCGATCCGTGCTGGACCGCTACCCGGCGCTCAATCAGGATCGCGACCGACAGGGGCAGCGGATCGATCCCGCCAAGGCCCTCGTTGATGAGAATATTGAACTGCGCTACTTCGATGCCTCGCGCGATCGCTACGTGGTGGTCGCCGGCGAGTTCCTCGCGCCGACATTGATTCACACCGCGCCCGGCGGCAAGCGGACGGTCAAGCCCCTCGCCGCCAAGGCGACGGAGCAATCGGAGAGCGGGTCGACATTCGTCTGGAGCGATTACATCACGAACCCGCGTTTCGAGACTCAGGCAGTAGTCATTCCCGAGCGCAACCGCCGGCCGTTCGGCACGGTCCGCCGCGGAGAATCGGCCATCCGCGTCCACCTTCGTTCCACCAAGGGCGACTGGGAACGGCGCATATGGGTGCCTTTCAGTCTGTATAACACCATGCACGATGGGACGGCGCCGACGGCCGTGGCGAATGTGCCCGAGTTGGGCGAACTGCGTTTCATCTACGGTCGAGCGATTCGCCCGCTGCCCGCGCGGCTCGCGCTGGAATGGTTGCAGACCGACTTCTATCCGGGGCGTCAACAGCCCAGCGGCTGGGCGAGCCATATTCGCAAACAGGACTTCGACTCGAACGCCGTCGTGCGCGACAAGGCGTGGTTGAACAACACGGCGCGCGCGGGAGAGTGGACGCTCTTCCAGTCGCAGGCGTCGGGCGACCATGAATCGTGGACCGTTCTGGGGGTTGGGAATCGTCAGGGCGTACTGACCATGCTGGCCGGTTGCACGCTGATTACTCTGGGCATGCTGTATGCGTTCTGCGTTAAGCCGATTTTGATCCGGCGCCGCAAGCAGGAGTTCGCGAAAATGAAAAACGAGGATGACGAGGGCGGCGCGGGCGACGTGCGGACTTCGCCGGCGTTGCGCCGACCGGTCGCTGTCCAGACGGCCCTAATCTGGCTTCTTGCGGTCTGCACTTGGATTACAACGGGCTGCTCGCCAGACGAAGTTGAAGAACTTCCGATTACAGCTCAACCACTGGCTGCAGTCGCGCCGGAGATCGATGTTCAAACATTGGGTTCGCTGGCCATCCAGCATAGCTGGCGCTACTCCACCATCGACTCGTGGGCCCGCGACGCCGTCAAGAGCGTCCACGGGGCCAAGCCGCTCTACGGGCTCGATCCCGTCGTTGCCGCGGTCGAACTGATGTTCAACGTCAACGCCTACCACGACCAGCCCATCATCTATATCAAAGACCGGGCGCTGCTCAAGGAATTGACCGCGCATCCTGTCCAGGTGACGGATGAGGAGCAATCGCGAATCGTGAAAACAGGCATGGTGAGCTTCGATTTTCTTGCCTCGCCCCAGGTCTCCGCGCGGATTGAGCAGATGTCGATGGACATGCTCAAGAAAACCGCGATGGACCGGTTGTCCAACGCCCTGGGTCATTATCAGAGCCTGTCCCGCACCTGCACGATCGTCCCCAATCCGGGCGGCGAGCACGATACTCCCTGGATTTCCGTCGGCGAACTCGATCAACATGCGATGAGTCTACCGGCCGGCGGAGGCTCGGATCTCTTTGCCCTCTACGCCAATTGGAAGAAGGCCTGGCTGGCCCGCGATGTCGCCGGGATCAACGCTTCGATCAAAAGCCTCGATCAATTGCTCCCGACGCTGGCCCCCGCCGGGCTCTATCCGACGCCGGCGCAACGCAGTGCCGAGGTGACCTACCGCCGCATCGGACTCATCCGTTACGGCTGGGTCTGCTACATCGTCGCGTTCTTTGTCTCGATCTTCGCTGTCGCGACGCGCTACGGATGGGTCCGGGTCGTCGGGCTCATCTTCCTCCTCGGAGCGGTTGGCCTGCACGGCGTCGATATCGCCATGCGTTGGAACGTCATTGGCCGCATCCCCGTCGCCAACATGTACGAGGCGGTCGTCTCCTCCACCTGGGTCGGCGCGGTCTTTGGCCTGGTCCTCGAACTGTTCCTGAAAAAGCGGGTGTATCTCCTGAGTTCCGCGCTGCTGGGCTTCTTTGCCCTGGCGCTGCCGGAACTGCTGCCCAACGTCGTCGATAACAAGCTCGGCGGCATGATGCCCATCCTCGATGACATCATGCTTCGCATCCACACCGTCCTGATCATCTCCAGCTACGCCGTCATTACGCTGGCCTTCGGCGTCGCCAATTGCTACCTCTTTGTCTCCGCGTTCCGCGATCGATCCGCATTGGCGCAGGGGACCATCGGCGCACAGGCCGGCGCCATCGCCACGCTGGTCATGGCCAAGATGGGCTACATGGACGCGCTCAGCGTGCCCTACTTCATTACCGCCTTTATAGGTCTGATCGGCGGCGGCATCTTCCTGGCCCGCGGACTGTGCGGGATGCTGCTGCGCCCGCGCGAGCGAGCCCCGGTGGTCGCTGCGGAAGGCTTCCCGGTTAAAGCCAACCTGCTCGAAGAATTCGACCTTTCCCATCGCGTGCTGCTCTACACCGCCACGATCGCGCTATTCGTGGGTCTGGTTCTCGGGGCGGTCTGGGCGGATTATTCCTGGGGCCGGCCCTGGGGCTGGGACCCGAAGGAGGTCTTTGCCCTTAATACGTGGCTGATCTACGCCATCCTGATCCATGCCCGGTTCGTCACGCGCAAGCGGGCCTTGTGGACGAGCGTCCTGTCGGTCTTCGGCTTTGCGGCGATGCAGTTCAACTGGTGGGTGGTGAATTTTTACATCGTGGGCCTGCACAGCTACGCATAA
- a CDS encoding DUF5985 family protein: MAEVVYALCGLMSLACAVLLWRGYRRTRARLLLWSSLCFIGLTGNNLLLFIDKVVLPDVNLSDLRGYMALGSLLLLLYGMIWDAE, encoded by the coding sequence ATGGCTGAGGTGGTATACGCGCTTTGCGGTCTCATGAGTCTCGCGTGCGCGGTGTTGCTCTGGCGCGGCTACCGCCGGACCCGCGCCCGGCTGCTCCTTTGGAGCAGCCTGTGCTTCATCGGCCTGACGGGCAATAATTTGCTTCTGTTTATCGACAAGGTGGTCCTGCCCGACGTCAACCTCTCGGACCTGCGCGGCTACATGGCGCTCGGCAGCCTGCTCTTGTTGCTATATGGCATGATCTGGGATGCGGAGTAA
- a CDS encoding metalloregulator ArsR/SmtB family transcription factor: MMNKRPAPEIPHAVLARCAAAFRVLAHPHRLKIVELLAHRRLSVGELARRIDLPQAACSQHLNLMRAHGLLAAERNGKIVYYKVANPSALHIIDCIRKQEM, translated from the coding sequence ATGATGAATAAGCGACCCGCCCCGGAAATCCCCCACGCCGTCCTGGCCCGCTGCGCCGCCGCCTTTCGCGTCCTGGCCCATCCCCACCGGCTCAAGATCGTCGAACTCCTCGCCCACCGTCGACTCTCCGTCGGCGAACTCGCCCGGCGGATCGATCTGCCCCAGGCGGCGTGCAGCCAGCACCTCAACCTCATGCGGGCGCACGGTCTGCTGGCCGCCGAGCGCAACGGCAAGATTGTCTATTACAAGGTCGCCAACCCCAGTGCACTGCACATCATTGATTGCATCCGAAAACAGGAAATGTGA
- a CDS encoding DUF1570 domain-containing protein, with the protein MHRRSATAISFILLGAFFLTLALAGPAAAQDGEPSKSRKSSKSGSSKSTKDASPGRDKVEMSDIPADTAAEKKALKELGNEAFKLKRTMHYSVVYNTSDEDVRTFGLAIEQTYRSCIKYTQKLGFDAHAPKKKLIIYYFEEHGDYNGHSKKVGVGEMPQSTPGVYVPELNISMFYNFRNQDSFKKARQDAEAKIDQLKGRLKQGNLTPQERRQINQEIKNARSHANWSTTIGGDVSESIVQHEVAHQVLWNIGFHNPKVFIANPRWFAEGTAMMFEPISTGTSANFGALNSDRLKEYQALEQAKGLVPVKEFISHAGWFGPATIGQAYAQSWALVHYLNRAKRNQVKAYVEIINKRPKTYKSTPEQEIKDFETAFGKLDRKWEDAWKSWMKRVR; encoded by the coding sequence ATGCACCGACGTTCCGCAACGGCTATTTCTTTCATCCTACTGGGTGCGTTTTTTCTGACGCTGGCGCTCGCGGGGCCGGCTGCGGCGCAGGATGGCGAGCCGTCCAAGTCTCGCAAATCTTCAAAGTCCGGATCGTCGAAATCGACGAAGGACGCATCGCCGGGCCGCGACAAAGTGGAAATGTCGGACATCCCCGCCGACACCGCGGCCGAGAAGAAGGCGCTCAAGGAGCTGGGAAACGAAGCGTTCAAGCTCAAGCGAACGATGCACTACTCTGTCGTGTACAACACGAGTGACGAGGACGTGAGGACCTTCGGACTGGCCATCGAGCAGACCTATCGATCCTGCATCAAGTACACCCAGAAACTGGGATTCGACGCCCACGCCCCCAAGAAGAAGCTCATCATCTATTACTTCGAGGAGCACGGCGACTACAACGGCCACTCCAAGAAAGTCGGCGTGGGAGAGATGCCGCAGTCGACGCCCGGTGTTTATGTGCCCGAACTGAACATCAGCATGTTCTACAATTTCCGGAACCAGGACAGTTTCAAGAAAGCCCGCCAGGACGCCGAGGCGAAGATCGACCAGTTAAAGGGGCGGCTCAAGCAGGGCAATCTTACGCCGCAGGAGCGGCGGCAGATCAACCAGGAGATCAAGAACGCGCGAAGCCACGCCAACTGGAGCACGACGATCGGCGGGGACGTGAGCGAATCCATCGTTCAGCACGAGGTCGCCCATCAGGTGTTGTGGAACATCGGCTTTCACAACCCGAAGGTCTTCATCGCCAACCCGCGCTGGTTTGCCGAGGGCACGGCGATGATGTTCGAGCCGATCAGCACGGGCACCAGCGCCAATTTCGGCGCACTCAATTCCGACCGGCTCAAGGAGTATCAGGCCCTGGAGCAGGCCAAGGGCCTTGTCCCCGTGAAGGAATTCATTTCGCACGCCGGCTGGTTCGGCCCGGCGACGATCGGTCAGGCGTACGCCCAGAGTTGGGCCCTGGTTCACTACCTCAACCGGGCCAAGCGCAACCAGGTCAAGGCGTACGTCGAGATCATTAACAAACGCCCCAAGACCTACAAGTCGACGCCCGAACAAGAGATCAAGGACTTCGAGACCGCCTTCGGCAAATTGGACCGCAAGTGGGAGGATGCGTGGAAGAGCTGGATGAAGAGGGTCCGCTGA